The Lysobacter sp. HDW10 genome window below encodes:
- a CDS encoding SDR family NAD(P)-dependent oxidoreductase: MKTLCVTGATSGFGKAIAEKFLSEGWQVIATGRRAERLAALKSRWGDAIHVATLDMRDEAAIAAFVAELPAQFKRIDVLVNNAGLALGTQPAQRADLAQWKQMIETNVTGLVTLTHTLLPRLIESKALIVNISSIAATYPYTGGNVYGGTKAFVSQFSLGLRSDLHGTGVRVSSIEPGMAETEFTLVRNGGDQTASDTLYKDASPIVGEDIADQVWWLSQLPPHLNINRLEVMPVRQSFAGFQISRD; encoded by the coding sequence ATGAAAACTTTGTGCGTCACCGGCGCGACCTCCGGTTTTGGCAAAGCCATTGCCGAAAAATTTCTCTCGGAAGGTTGGCAAGTCATTGCCACCGGACGCCGCGCTGAACGTCTGGCGGCATTGAAGTCGCGCTGGGGTGATGCAATACACGTCGCCACCCTGGATATGCGTGACGAAGCCGCGATTGCCGCGTTTGTTGCCGAACTGCCGGCGCAGTTCAAGCGCATTGACGTGCTGGTGAACAACGCGGGCCTTGCACTCGGTACGCAACCGGCGCAACGTGCAGACCTCGCGCAGTGGAAACAAATGATCGAGACCAATGTCACCGGCCTCGTCACCTTGACCCATACCCTGTTGCCGAGATTGATCGAATCCAAAGCTTTGATCGTCAATATCAGCTCGATCGCAGCAACCTACCCGTACACGGGCGGCAATGTGTATGGCGGTACGAAAGCCTTCGTCTCGCAATTCTCATTGGGCCTGCGTTCCGATCTGCACGGCACCGGCGTGCGCGTGAGCAGCATCGAACCTGGCATGGCCGAGACCGAGTTCACCTTGGTGCGCAATGGCGGTGATCAGACCGCTTCAGACACCTTGTACAAAGATGCGTCACCGATTGTCGGCGAAGACATTGCGGATCAAGTGTGGTGGCTGTCGCAACTGCCACCGCACCTGAATATCAATCGATTGGAAGTGATGCCGGTGCGTCAGAGTTTCGCCGGCTTCCAGA
- a CDS encoding SPOR domain-containing protein, translated as MAQNRGRQPARRSYSGHRNGGMPGWAWLLIGALLAALLFLFVPRFMNKQDGGFFKPTPNPDAQPIASSDEAEMTPEAQAAAAKSAAEKNPADPNYSFYDMLPGDEVKLTDAQLAAMAKAEKEKADAAAAANADTSTAAGEDTSLPKPIDSATASTTPTAAQPTASAEKPKATEVAKAEAAKSAAKAANTPYILQAGAFGEAAQADELKAKVAMLGLNARVEEATINGKTMFRVRMGPYATASELTTAKTKLSNGGLNAVPIKAK; from the coding sequence ATGGCACAAAATCGTGGCCGCCAGCCGGCCCGTCGCAGCTACAGCGGTCACCGTAATGGCGGCATGCCGGGTTGGGCTTGGCTTTTAATCGGTGCGTTGCTCGCAGCGTTACTGTTTCTGTTTGTGCCGCGCTTTATGAATAAGCAAGACGGCGGATTCTTCAAACCTACGCCGAATCCCGACGCACAGCCCATCGCCAGCAGCGACGAAGCTGAAATGACGCCCGAAGCGCAGGCAGCTGCGGCGAAGTCTGCGGCTGAAAAGAATCCGGCAGATCCGAACTACTCGTTCTATGACATGTTGCCCGGCGATGAAGTCAAGTTGACCGACGCGCAACTGGCCGCCATGGCAAAGGCTGAGAAAGAGAAGGCGGACGCGGCTGCCGCCGCGAATGCAGACACAAGCACGGCTGCGGGCGAAGACACCTCATTGCCTAAGCCCATCGACAGCGCGACGGCGTCAACGACGCCGACGGCAGCGCAACCGACTGCGTCGGCAGAAAAGCCCAAGGCAACGGAAGTCGCGAAGGCTGAAGCGGCCAAGTCTGCTGCCAAGGCAGCCAACACGCCTTATATCTTGCAAGCCGGTGCATTTGGCGAAGCCGCGCAAGCAGACGAGTTGAAAGCGAAAGTCGCGATGCTCGGTTTGAATGCACGTGTCGAAGAAGCCACGATCAATGGTAAGACCATGTTCCGCGTGCGGATGGGGCCCTATGCCACCGCCAGCGAGCTCACCACGGCAAAAACCAAGTTGAGCAATGGCGGCTTAAACGCCGTGCCGATCAAAGCCAAGTAA